In Chitinibacter sp. SCUT-21, a single genomic region encodes these proteins:
- the ppa gene encoding inorganic diphosphatase — MDISKIAAGKNLPEDFNVIIEIPANAPPVKYEFDKESGAIIVDRFVGTSMSYPMNYGFVPHTLSLDGDPVDVLVYTPFPLAPGMVIKCRAVGVLGMEDESGMDAKVIAVPVPKVCAMFAHIEKLEDIPELLLAQVKHYFEHYKDLEKGKWVKVTGWGDKAAAEAEIMTSYERAQKA; from the coding sequence ATGGACATCAGCAAAATTGCTGCGGGTAAAAACCTGCCAGAAGACTTCAACGTTATTATCGAAATTCCAGCGAACGCGCCACCAGTAAAATACGAATTCGACAAAGAATCTGGCGCGATCATCGTTGACCGTTTCGTTGGCACGTCAATGTCTTACCCAATGAACTACGGTTTTGTGCCACACACGCTGTCATTGGATGGTGATCCTGTCGACGTATTGGTTTACACCCCATTCCCATTGGCTCCAGGTATGGTGATCAAATGCCGTGCTGTTGGCGTATTGGGCATGGAAGACGAATCAGGCATGGACGCAAAAGTAATCGCGGTTCCAGTACCTAAAGTATGCGCAATGTTCGCGCACATCGAAAAACTGGAAGACATTCCAGAATTGTTGCTCGCGCAAGTAAAACACTACTTCGAGCACTACAAAGATCTGGAAAAAGGCAAATGGGTTAAAGTAACTGGCTGGGGCGATAAAGCTGCAGCGGAAGCTGAAATCATGACTAGCTACGAGCGCGCGCAAAAAGCGTAA
- a CDS encoding ammonium transporter: MDAFRTSTDVLFILLGAIMILAMHAGFAFLELGTVRKKNQVNALVKILTDFAVSTIAYFFIGYSVAYGVNMMAPVSELNLASGYGMVKFFFLVTFAAAIPAIISGGIAERAKFHPQTAATFILVGLVYPFFEGMIWNNNFGVQDWMKASFGATFHDFAGSVVVHAVGGWIGLAAVLHLGARRGRYNKDGRIAAHPPSSIPFLALGAWILIVGWFGFNVMSAQKIEGISGLVAMNSLMAMVGGTLAASILGKNDPGFIHNGPLAGLVAVCAGSDIMHPLGALVVGAIAGGMFVYLFTITQNKWKIDDVLGVWPLHGLCGAWGGIAAGIFGSTALGGMGGVSILAQIVGTLMGVVIAFGGGYIVYGVLKKTVGIRLSDEEEFNGADLSIHQISASPERETNW; this comes from the coding sequence ATGGACGCATTTCGCACCAGTACGGACGTACTGTTTATTTTATTAGGCGCGATTATGATTTTGGCGATGCACGCCGGCTTTGCTTTTTTAGAGCTAGGCACGGTGCGCAAGAAAAATCAGGTCAATGCGCTGGTTAAAATCCTCACCGACTTTGCCGTATCAACGATTGCCTACTTCTTTATCGGTTATAGCGTGGCTTACGGTGTGAATATGATGGCGCCAGTGAGTGAGCTTAACCTCGCTAGCGGCTACGGCATGGTGAAGTTTTTCTTCTTGGTGACCTTTGCCGCGGCGATTCCAGCGATTATTTCAGGTGGCATCGCCGAGCGAGCGAAGTTTCATCCGCAAACTGCCGCCACATTTATCTTGGTCGGGCTGGTCTACCCTTTCTTTGAAGGCATGATCTGGAATAACAACTTTGGTGTACAAGATTGGATGAAGGCCAGCTTTGGTGCGACCTTCCACGACTTTGCCGGCTCAGTGGTCGTACACGCGGTGGGGGGTTGGATTGGCTTGGCTGCAGTGCTCCATCTTGGTGCGCGCCGTGGTCGTTACAATAAAGATGGCCGCATCGCGGCACATCCACCATCAAGCATTCCCTTCTTGGCTTTGGGCGCGTGGATTTTGATCGTTGGCTGGTTTGGCTTTAACGTAATGAGCGCGCAAAAAATCGAAGGTATTTCTGGCCTAGTGGCAATGAACTCGCTGATGGCGATGGTCGGCGGCACCTTGGCTGCCAGCATCTTGGGAAAAAATGACCCTGGCTTTATTCATAACGGCCCATTAGCTGGCTTGGTCGCGGTGTGTGCAGGCTCGGACATCATGCACCCACTTGGCGCACTAGTCGTTGGTGCGATTGCTGGTGGCATGTTTGTGTATCTATTTACGATCACGCAAAACAAATGGAAGATCGACGACGTACTCGGTGTGTGGCCACTGCATGGTCTGTGTGGCGCATGGGGTGGTATTGCCGCCGGAATCTTTGGTAGCACTGCCTTGGGCGGCATGGGTGGGGTGAGTATCCTTGCGCAAATCGTTGGCACGCTAATGGGTGTCGTGATTGCCTTTGGCGGCGGTTACATCGTGTACGGCGTGCTGAAGAAAACCGTCGGGATTCGCTTATCGGACGAAGAAGAGTTCAACGGCGCTGATTTGAGCATCCACCAAATCAGCGCCAGCCCAGAGCGCGAAACCAACTGGTAA
- a CDS encoding TraB/GumN family protein: protein MPFRISLPEGLLDMFARFHSAAAALFCSSLLLLGCSASNAEKKAETTPKAVLWKIEKASAAPSWVLATVQTPDGHNVEFKPEVEPALLGSKYIGTEFFSDMQSSIELAQAMVSKEATLEKQLGAERYAKVSVLLASRGYPAAVSAKLHPWAATMLLFSPSAGKENVPMDEYVFQYATETNKPYFALETIEQQLNPFKSISPERQLILIDAFIEHHTALENAHKKNMAAYIASDLNQIDPYAQFETIALAKAEQAWFKEWRTNLKANRNKVLVERLKTPLGKGESFFTIGAAQLTGEDGLLNSLRAAGYTVNPVKAEAKK from the coding sequence ATGCCCTTTCGTATCTCCTTGCCTGAAGGTTTGCTCGATATGTTTGCTCGTTTTCACTCTGCGGCTGCAGCTTTATTTTGTTCTAGCTTGTTACTGCTCGGTTGCTCGGCCAGCAACGCCGAAAAAAAGGCCGAAACCACGCCAAAAGCGGTTTTGTGGAAGATTGAAAAAGCCAGTGCAGCACCATCTTGGGTGCTGGCTACGGTGCAAACGCCAGATGGCCATAATGTAGAATTCAAGCCTGAAGTCGAGCCCGCACTTTTGGGCTCAAAATACATAGGCACTGAGTTTTTCAGCGATATGCAATCGTCGATTGAGCTCGCCCAAGCCATGGTCAGCAAAGAGGCCACCTTAGAAAAACAACTTGGTGCTGAGCGCTATGCCAAGGTTAGCGTATTGCTAGCTTCTCGTGGCTACCCTGCTGCGGTATCGGCGAAATTACATCCATGGGCCGCAACAATGTTGCTGTTCTCGCCATCGGCAGGCAAAGAAAATGTCCCGATGGATGAATATGTTTTCCAGTATGCCACTGAAACCAATAAGCCTTATTTCGCACTTGAAACGATTGAGCAGCAATTGAATCCGTTTAAGTCAATCTCGCCGGAACGCCAGCTAATCTTAATCGACGCCTTTATTGAGCACCATACGGCATTGGAAAACGCACACAAGAAAAACATGGCCGCCTATATTGCGTCGGATTTAAATCAAATTGACCCGTATGCCCAGTTCGAAACCATTGCGCTAGCGAAAGCCGAGCAAGCTTGGTTTAAAGAGTGGCGCACCAATTTAAAAGCCAATCGCAATAAAGTGCTGGTTGAGCGTCTCAAAACGCCACTGGGCAAAGGCGAATCATTCTTTACCATTGGTGCAGCACAATTAACTGGCGAAGATGGCCTGCTGAATTCGCTGCGCGCGGCAGGTTACACCGTGAACCCAGTTAAAGCAGAGGCGAAAAAATAA
- a CDS encoding aldo/keto reductase — MQYTQLGRSDLRVSRVCLGTMTFGEQNSESDAHEQLSYAVAHGVNFIDTAEMYPVPAKAETQGLTEQYIGTWLKQQPRDQLIVASKVAGPNRGMDWIRGGPQLSSAQIIAACDASLQRLQTDYLDLYQIHWPARHVPMFGQTYYEPSQEYANAPSIHEQLGALDRLVQAGKVRYVGVSNETSWGVSEFIKVAERENLPLIQSIQNVYNLINRNFDHGLTENCHREQISLLAYSPLAFGLLSGKYIDNPQAIGRMTQFANFGVRYLKPHVPAAVAAYHELARAHGISSAQMALAWLYSRWYVSSSIIGATSMVQLQENIGAAQIELSAELLEQIEQIHRRCTSPAQ; from the coding sequence ATGCAATACACACAACTGGGTCGTTCGGATTTACGCGTTTCTCGCGTCTGTTTGGGCACGATGACTTTTGGAGAACAAAACTCTGAAAGTGATGCACACGAGCAACTCAGTTACGCTGTGGCGCACGGGGTGAACTTCATCGACACCGCTGAAATGTACCCGGTGCCCGCCAAAGCCGAAACCCAAGGGCTCACAGAGCAATATATTGGCACATGGCTTAAACAGCAGCCGCGCGACCAACTAATTGTGGCGAGCAAAGTGGCGGGCCCCAATCGCGGTATGGATTGGATTCGCGGTGGACCGCAACTGAGCAGCGCGCAAATCATCGCCGCCTGCGATGCTTCACTACAACGCCTACAAACCGATTATCTCGACCTTTATCAGATACACTGGCCAGCGCGCCATGTGCCGATGTTTGGGCAAACCTATTACGAGCCCAGCCAAGAATACGCCAATGCGCCCAGCATACACGAGCAGCTTGGCGCGCTCGATCGCTTAGTGCAAGCGGGCAAGGTGCGCTATGTCGGCGTATCCAATGAGACCTCATGGGGCGTATCGGAATTTATCAAAGTGGCCGAGCGTGAAAACCTGCCCTTGATTCAGTCGATTCAGAACGTCTATAACCTGATCAATCGAAATTTCGATCACGGGCTAACAGAAAACTGCCATCGTGAGCAGATCAGCCTACTGGCCTACAGTCCACTGGCATTTGGGCTGCTCTCGGGTAAATACATCGACAATCCACAAGCCATTGGGCGAATGACGCAATTTGCCAATTTTGGCGTGCGTTATTTAAAACCACACGTCCCCGCCGCCGTCGCCGCTTACCATGAATTGGCGCGCGCACACGGCATCAGTAGCGCACAAATGGCATTGGCTTGGCTGTATAGCCGCTGGTACGTCAGCAGCAGCATTATTGGCGCAACCAGCATGGTCCAGTTGCAAGAAAACATTGGCGCGGCGCAAATCGAATTGAGCGCCGAATTACTCGAGCAGATTGAGCAAATCCACCGCCGCTGCACCAGTCCTGCACAATAG